A window of Chitinophagales bacterium contains these coding sequences:
- the rnc gene encoding ribonuclease III encodes MDFFKRIFKNRGFSFKGELKNILGFTPGNLSLYKTALTHRSVRENSDENNERLEYLGDAVLSALIADYLFKRYPYKDEGFLTEMRSKMVNRQQLNEIAMRMGIRKVTLYNKNDNSLKVSQIFGNTLEALVGAIYLDKGYKKTSVWVTKRIILPHMFIDDLELLEINHKNKLYGWANRNGHNLEFETVEEKIENGRRLFTIAAVVNGEKVSIGRAYNKKDASQIASQLAVEKLNIATSESRET; translated from the coding sequence GTGGATTTTTTCAAACGTATTTTCAAGAACCGTGGGTTTTCGTTTAAGGGGGAACTGAAGAATATTCTTGGTTTCACCCCCGGCAACCTTTCGCTGTACAAGACCGCCCTTACCCACCGTTCCGTGCGCGAAAATTCGGATGAGAACAACGAACGCCTCGAATACCTCGGAGATGCTGTACTGAGCGCCCTGATCGCCGATTACCTGTTCAAACGTTACCCCTACAAGGATGAAGGCTTTCTGACCGAAATGAGGAGCAAGATGGTGAACCGCCAGCAACTCAATGAAATTGCAATGCGGATGGGGATCCGAAAGGTCACACTCTACAACAAGAATGATAATTCACTCAAAGTAAGCCAGATCTTTGGCAATACTCTAGAAGCCCTGGTAGGAGCCATTTATCTCGATAAGGGATACAAGAAAACCAGTGTATGGGTCACCAAACGCATCATTCTCCCCCATATGTTCATTGATGATCTGGAATTACTGGAGATCAATCACAAAAACAAACTCTATGGCTGGGCCAATCGCAATGGCCATAACCTCGAATTTGAAACCGTAGAGGAAAAGATCGAGAATGGCCGCCGGTTATTCACCATCGCGGCTGTAGTGAATGGTGAAAAAGTATCTATCGGCCGGGCCTATAACAAAAAAGACGCCTCCCAGATCGCCTCACAATTGGCCGTGGAGAAACTGAATATCGCGACTAGTGAGAGCCGTGAGACGTGA
- the mce gene encoding methylmalonyl-CoA epimerase, which translates to MNKIEHIGIAVKDLEKSIPLFEKLLNTPCYKQELVESEKVNTAFFQTGSNKIELLQSTDPTGVIATYIEKKGEGMHHIAFDVTDIYAEMERLKQEGFVLLNEKPKNGADNKLVCFLHPKGTNGVLVELCQEREA; encoded by the coding sequence ATGAACAAAATTGAACATATCGGCATCGCCGTCAAAGACTTAGAAAAGTCCATTCCCCTGTTTGAGAAGTTATTGAACACCCCTTGCTACAAACAGGAGTTAGTGGAATCGGAGAAAGTGAACACGGCATTTTTCCAGACGGGCAGCAACAAGATCGAGTTATTGCAAAGCACTGACCCTACCGGTGTGATCGCCACGTATATTGAAAAAAAAGGGGAAGGCATGCACCATATCGCTTTTGATGTAACGGATATCTATGCCGAAATGGAGCGGTTGAAACAGGAAGGGTTTGTTTTGCTAAATGAGAAACCCAAGAACGGCGCCGATAATAAACTCGTTTGTTTCCTGCACCCAAAAGGGACGAATGGGGTGTTGGTGGAGCTTTGTCAGGAGCGTGAGGCGTGA
- a CDS encoding IscS subfamily cysteine desulfurase — translation MKFPIYLDHNATTPCDPRVVEAMIPYFTESFGNAASRNHPFGWQAEEAVDYAREQVAQLIGADPKEIIFTSGATEGDNLAIKGVFEMYASKGNHIITCNIEHKAVLDTCKHIEKEGGEVTYLDVNKDGLVDPKDVEAAIKPNTILIALMYANNEIGTVMPIREIGAIARKHGVLLFTDATQAVGKIPVDVKADNIDLLAMTAHKMYGPKGIGALYVRRKNPRVKVTAQMDGGGHERGMRSGTLNVPGIVGFGKACELARLEMDQDAKRLVVLRDKLETALLGLEEAYLNGDKQHRLPHVSNISFKYVEGEGLMMGFNKEIALSSGSACTSASLEPSYVLKALGLGDDLAHSSLRFGLGRFTTEEQIDYTIEQVSRTVNKLREMSPLWEMYKEGIDMDTIEWAHH, via the coding sequence TTGAAATTCCCCATTTATTTGGACCATAACGCGACCACCCCCTGCGACCCGCGTGTTGTAGAGGCGATGATCCCGTATTTTACTGAAAGTTTTGGTAATGCAGCCAGCCGGAACCACCCCTTTGGGTGGCAGGCGGAAGAGGCGGTGGACTATGCCCGTGAGCAAGTGGCCCAACTGATTGGAGCCGATCCCAAAGAGATCATCTTTACCTCAGGTGCTACCGAAGGGGACAACCTGGCCATCAAAGGGGTGTTTGAGATGTATGCTTCCAAGGGTAACCACATCATCACCTGCAATATCGAACACAAAGCTGTACTCGATACCTGTAAGCATATTGAGAAAGAGGGTGGGGAAGTAACCTACCTCGATGTCAATAAGGACGGATTGGTTGATCCCAAGGACGTAGAAGCGGCCATTAAGCCCAATACCATCCTGATCGCCCTGATGTATGCGAATAACGAGATTGGAACAGTAATGCCCATCCGGGAGATCGGTGCCATTGCCAGAAAGCATGGTGTACTGCTCTTTACCGATGCCACCCAGGCAGTAGGTAAGATTCCCGTGGATGTTAAAGCAGATAATATCGACCTGCTGGCTATGACCGCACACAAAATGTATGGTCCCAAAGGGATTGGCGCTTTGTATGTACGCCGCAAAAATCCCCGGGTCAAAGTGACCGCACAAATGGATGGCGGTGGCCACGAAAGAGGCATGCGCAGCGGTACGCTGAATGTACCCGGTATCGTTGGGTTTGGTAAGGCCTGTGAATTGGCCCGCCTGGAAATGGACCAGGATGCCAAACGCCTGGTGGTATTGCGCGATAAACTGGAAACTGCCTTGCTGGGTCTGGAAGAAGCATACCTGAATGGCGATAAACAACACCGCCTGCCCCATGTCAGCAATATCTCCTTCAAGTATGTGGAAGGAGAAGGGTTGATGATGGGCTTTAATAAGGAAATCGCCCTTTCATCTGGTTCGGCCTGTACTTCAGCCTCCCTGGAACCCTCCTATGTGCTTAAAGCTTTGGGGCTGGGAGACGATCTGGCACACAGTTCGCTGCGTTTTGGATTGGGACGTTTCACCACAGAAGAACAGATCGATTATACCATTGAGCAGGTGTCCCGGACCGTGAACAAACTGAGAGAAATGAGTCCCCTTTGGGAAATGTACAAAGAGGGAATCGATATGGATACGATCGAATGGGCGCATCATTAA
- the iscU gene encoding Fe-S cluster assembly scaffold IscU encodes MAYSDKVIDHYQNPKNVGTLDKSKSNVGTGLVGAPECGDVMRLQIEVDPQSGLITDAKFKTFGCGSAIASSSLATEWLKGKSVDEAIKIDNMEIVEELNLPPVKIHCSVLAEDAIKAAVNDYRKKNGLEEIKFEESSVH; translated from the coding sequence ATGGCATACTCCGATAAAGTAATCGACCACTACCAGAACCCCAAAAATGTGGGCACACTGGACAAAAGCAAATCGAATGTAGGTACAGGCCTGGTTGGCGCTCCCGAGTGCGGTGACGTTATGCGTCTCCAGATCGAGGTAGACCCACAGTCCGGACTGATCACCGATGCCAAGTTTAAAACCTTTGGTTGTGGCTCCGCCATCGCCTCTTCTTCCCTGGCCACCGAGTGGCTCAAAGGAAAAAGTGTGGATGAAGCCATCAAGATCGACAATATGGAGATCGTGGAAGAACTGAACCTTCCTCCGGTTAAGATCCACTGCTCTGTTCTGGCAGAAGACGCGATCAAAGCGGCTGTAAACGACTACAGAAAAAAGAACGGGCTGGAAGAGATCAAGTTTGAAGAAAGCAGCGTACACTAA
- a CDS encoding iron-sulfur cluster assembly accessory protein: MTTLENAIFVSDKAKSKVAQLMSDAGIGADSTYFLRVSVVGGGCSGLSYKLDFDNEQKPMDQVFEDNGVKVVTDLKSFLYLVNTTLDFSDGLNGKGFYFTNPNASRTCGCGESFAV, encoded by the coding sequence ATGACAACGCTCGAAAACGCCATATTTGTCTCCGATAAAGCAAAATCCAAAGTCGCCCAACTCATGAGCGATGCCGGTATTGGCGCAGACTCCACTTATTTCCTTCGGGTTAGTGTGGTGGGAGGAGGATGCTCTGGCCTGAGTTATAAATTGGACTTTGACAACGAACAAAAACCCATGGACCAGGTGTTTGAGGATAATGGGGTGAAAGTGGTTACCGACCTCAAAAGCTTCCTTTACCTCGTAAATACTACCCTGGATTTTTCCGATGGGCTTAATGGGAAAGGATTTTACTTTACCAACCCCAATGCAAGCCGTACCTGCGGCTGTGGGGAAAGCTTCGCGGTATAA
- the gldF gene encoding gliding motility-associated ABC transporter permease subunit GldF has protein sequence MWAVCKKELRQFFSSLTGYIAIIVFLLVNGLVLFVFNNNILDTGYATLERFFQLAPWVLLLLIPAITMRSFSDEFKSGTWELLQTRPLRHRDIILGKYLGSLVVVLVALVPTFVYFVTIQQLSGQEGLDTGATAGSYIGLILLSAVFTAIGIFTSSLTTNSVVAFILSLIGCALLYYGFNAISALPVFSGNADYYVEMAGIDFHYRSISRGVVDTRDLVYFLSVVLLFLLFTSRNLLKR, from the coding sequence ATGTGGGCCGTTTGCAAAAAAGAACTTCGTCAATTTTTCAGCAGTCTTACCGGCTATATCGCCATTATTGTTTTTCTACTGGTAAATGGCCTTGTCCTCTTTGTTTTTAATAACAATATTCTGGATACGGGATATGCCACCCTGGAACGTTTTTTCCAACTGGCTCCCTGGGTATTGCTTTTGCTGATACCCGCCATCACCATGCGCAGTTTCTCCGATGAGTTCAAATCGGGTACCTGGGAACTGCTCCAAACCCGACCGCTCCGTCATCGCGACATCATTTTGGGAAAATACCTTGGCAGCCTCGTAGTTGTCTTAGTGGCCTTAGTACCAACCTTTGTCTACTTTGTGACCATCCAACAACTTTCCGGTCAGGAAGGACTTGATACGGGCGCCACTGCGGGTTCCTATATCGGACTGATTCTGCTTTCTGCTGTATTTACCGCTATCGGCATTTTTACCAGCAGTCTTACCACCAACTCAGTAGTGGCCTTTATCCTCAGCCTGATCGGATGTGCATTGCTCTACTATGGCTTTAACGCCATTAGTGCCCTGCCGGTCTTTTCCGGCAATGCCGATTATTATGTGGAAATGGCCGGTATCGACTTTCATTACCGCAGCATAAGCCGGGGAGTGGTGGATACCCGCGATCTGGTCTATTTCCTCAGTGTGGTCCTGCTCTTCCTGCTATTTACCAGCCGAAACCTGCTAAAACGATAA
- the gldG gene encoding gliding motility-associated ABC transporter substrate-binding protein GldG: protein MKDQKTNSGRSRFGWWIFLLALVAINIIAVFFHQRIDLTSEKRYTLSQPTKNLLLSLDAPTRIDVFLKGEFPAGFKKLANSVQEFLQECQEYAGGNLEIRYLEPFKGLDDSAAAYLADSLQYFYGLQASTLQAPGKVGDAISFKQVIPGALIHYKDTTVGVNLLKGVRSYGTEPEQLAALYNDVEATLEYKFASALQKATAEKRPLVGYVVGNGESWGYNVDDALRTLIREYRFDTINLQTDRFIPSVFDALVMVKPTIPFTEDQKLKLDQYLMRGGKLFCMIDNLYDGFDSLYNKDGFIAYDRGLNIEDMLFRYGVRINQALLQDMQSDKLPQVSGQAGQQQQTRLVDWPIFPVLNGTKHPISKNIDGVRMMFPSTVDTVTAEGVDKTILLQSSANARVIPTPERVSFDFFQIAPDIKEFNKQYVPMAVLLEGKFRSLFANRLPRAMADTLARLYNTPFRAEAEPGAKLIVVGDGDLPMSQVSQTDGPLPMGMNLFTRVPYANKDFYENALDYLVNPSGILETRAKDYTLRLLDPKKVEAKKGMWQAINVAIPVLLVLAFAFIYQRVRKGKYGKREA, encoded by the coding sequence ATGAAAGATCAAAAGACAAATTCCGGACGCTCCCGTTTTGGTTGGTGGATTTTCCTGCTGGCTTTAGTGGCCATTAATATCATAGCTGTATTTTTTCATCAGCGCATAGACCTTACCAGTGAGAAACGATATACTCTGAGCCAGCCTACCAAGAACCTGTTATTGTCCCTGGATGCTCCTACCCGGATCGATGTGTTTCTGAAAGGGGAATTTCCGGCGGGTTTTAAGAAACTTGCCAACAGCGTACAGGAATTTCTTCAGGAATGTCAGGAGTATGCCGGAGGTAATCTGGAGATCCGTTACCTGGAACCTTTCAAAGGACTGGATGATTCGGCGGCAGCCTATCTGGCCGATTCTCTCCAGTATTTTTATGGCCTTCAGGCTTCCACCCTTCAGGCTCCCGGAAAGGTAGGGGATGCCATCAGTTTCAAACAAGTGATACCCGGGGCACTCATCCATTACAAGGATACCACTGTTGGGGTCAACCTGCTCAAAGGAGTTCGTTCCTATGGAACGGAACCCGAACAACTGGCCGCACTTTACAATGATGTGGAAGCCACGCTTGAATACAAATTTGCTTCCGCTCTTCAAAAGGCCACTGCAGAAAAAAGACCGCTGGTCGGATATGTGGTGGGGAATGGTGAAAGCTGGGGGTATAATGTTGACGATGCCCTGCGTACCCTGATAAGGGAATACCGGTTTGATACGATCAACCTCCAAACCGATCGTTTCATTCCGTCTGTATTTGATGCGTTGGTGATGGTGAAACCAACCATCCCTTTTACCGAAGATCAAAAGCTAAAACTCGATCAATACCTCATGCGGGGCGGAAAGCTCTTTTGCATGATCGATAACCTGTACGATGGATTTGATAGCCTCTATAATAAAGATGGTTTTATAGCCTACGATCGCGGTCTGAATATTGAAGACATGCTGTTTCGCTATGGAGTGCGCATCAACCAGGCCCTGTTGCAGGATATGCAAAGTGATAAGCTTCCTCAGGTAAGCGGACAAGCCGGACAGCAACAGCAAACCCGCCTTGTGGATTGGCCCATCTTCCCGGTATTGAATGGGACAAAGCATCCCATCTCAAAGAATATTGACGGAGTGAGAATGATGTTCCCCTCCACCGTGGATACGGTAACTGCCGAAGGGGTGGACAAAACCATCCTGCTGCAATCCTCTGCCAATGCCAGAGTGATCCCTACGCCTGAAAGAGTGAGTTTTGATTTCTTCCAGATCGCGCCGGATATCAAAGAGTTTAATAAACAGTATGTACCCATGGCCGTACTGTTGGAGGGGAAATTTCGTTCCCTCTTTGCCAATCGTTTGCCCCGGGCCATGGCTGATACTTTGGCACGATTATACAATACTCCTTTCCGTGCGGAAGCTGAACCTGGCGCCAAACTGATTGTGGTGGGCGACGGGGACCTTCCCATGAGTCAGGTAAGTCAAACCGATGGCCCTCTTCCCATGGGAATGAACCTGTTTACCAGGGTGCCCTATGCCAACAAGGATTTTTATGAAAATGCATTGGACTATCTGGTTAACCCATCCGGTATTCTGGAAACAAGAGCCAAAGACTATACCCTTCGTCTGTTAGACCCTAAAAAAGTAGAAGCGAAAAAAGGCATGTGGCAAGCCATCAATGTCGCTATTCCGGTTTTATTGGTATTGGCTTTTGCCTTTATTTACCAGCGGGTAAGGAAGGGGAAGTATGGGAAGCGTGAGGCGTGA